In Deinococcus sp. QL22, the following are encoded in one genomic region:
- a CDS encoding GTP pyrophosphokinase family protein, translating to MNDDLLRAYREALPDYEALRDAAVAHTTRLLTAAGLNIHHITGRVKRAGSLEDKLRRKAGRYDSLDDVTDLVAVRVITYFESDVGVVSRLIEKHHEVDWNHSIDKSKMHDPDRFGYMGVHYVVRVPEGGLQGDGLDVSGRLGGRLGGARFEVQIRSILQHAWAEIEHDLGYKNREAVPREVRRRFYRLAGLLEMADEEFMALHRMTRDYAATLPERVAAAPDDVFIDAQSMTHLLTLPPVRDLDTAVAKELGVRLLSHWSDPERPQRLASLLHYVGVRSVGLLHKELKRNEGDIRRFAAALMPRLRQAWTPAGGARPGTSVVHYALLRACSNASLEPSEVVTLLDLSGAGNESEMVRAVREVYQEVTGLTAAERTQVTEIR from the coding sequence ATGAATGACGATCTGCTGCGGGCTTACCGGGAGGCATTGCCGGACTATGAGGCACTCAGGGACGCGGCGGTGGCCCACACCACGCGCCTGCTGACGGCGGCGGGCCTGAACATCCACCACATCACTGGGCGGGTTAAGCGGGCGGGCAGTTTGGAGGACAAGTTGCGGCGCAAGGCGGGCCGTTACGACTCGCTGGACGACGTGACCGACCTCGTGGCCGTGCGCGTCATCACCTATTTCGAGTCGGATGTGGGCGTGGTGTCGCGCCTGATCGAAAAGCATCATGAGGTGGACTGGAACCACTCGATAGACAAATCGAAGATGCATGACCCCGACAGATTTGGCTATATGGGCGTGCATTACGTGGTGCGCGTGCCGGAAGGCGGGTTGCAGGGGGACGGACTGGACGTAAGCGGGCGGCTGGGTGGACGCTTAGGCGGGGCCAGATTCGAGGTGCAGATCAGGTCTATTTTGCAGCACGCTTGGGCCGAAATAGAGCACGACCTGGGCTACAAGAACCGCGAGGCTGTGCCACGTGAGGTGCGCCGACGCTTTTACCGACTGGCGGGCCTGCTGGAGATGGCCGACGAAGAATTCATGGCCCTGCACCGCATGACCCGCGACTACGCCGCCACTTTGCCCGAACGGGTGGCCGCCGCCCCAGACGACGTGTTTATTGATGCCCAGAGCATGACCCACCTGCTGACCCTGCCACCCGTGCGGGATCTGGATACGGCGGTGGCTAAGGAATTAGGCGTGCGCCTGCTGTCTCATTGGTCTGACCCCGAACGCCCGCAGCGCTTGGCGAGCCTGCTGCATTACGTCGGGGTGCGCTCGGTGGGCCTGCTGCACAAGGAACTGAAGCGCAACGAGGGCGACATCAGACGCTTTGCGGCGGCGCTGATGCCCCGGCTGCGGCAGGCCTGGACTCCGGCGGGCGGCGCTCGCCCCGGCACCAGCGTGGTGCATTACGCGCTGCTGCGGGCGTGCAGCAACGCCAGCCTGGAACCCAGCGAAGTGGTGACGCTGCTTGACCTGAGCGGCGCGGGCAACGAATCCGAGATGGTGCGTGCGGTGCGCGAGGTGTATCAGGAAGTGACCGGACTGACGGCAGCGGAACGGACGCAGGTCACCGAGATTCGGTAA
- a CDS encoding benzoate/H(+) symporter BenE family transporter — MTRLTRPATLNSFRRDWSAGAGIAGFVVVLVGAASSIGLLVGAARDFGLTASQTASWVLACYLAISISGAALTWHTRAPISMAWSTPGLALVASVAASSSLTYPEVLGAYVLSAAVMLVLGVTGAFERVTSRLPPALANALLAGVLLPFVLGAFRALPLAPLPVGGMLAVFVLGRIYFARWAVPAALVVGAGLSVAAGMVGELNPAGASIFGTLVWTTPAFSVRAALSLALPMTILTLASQQLPGLAVLRACGFGRVPVSPLITASGIGSLLAAPFGGHSTNLAAITAAISAGEEAHPDPARRWPASISAAFFYLLLGVFAGWLVGAVAAIPVAVVSALAGLALVGTALSSLVAALGAGQEREAAFLTLAITASGVTVWGVGSPVWGLLVGGAVLWLGGRREKVS; from the coding sequence TTGACCAGGCTCACACGGCCCGCCACCCTCAACAGCTTTCGGCGCGACTGGTCGGCGGGCGCAGGCATCGCAGGGTTTGTGGTGGTGTTGGTGGGAGCCGCCAGCAGCATCGGCCTGCTGGTGGGCGCGGCGCGGGACTTTGGGCTGACGGCCAGCCAGACGGCCAGTTGGGTTTTGGCCTGCTACCTTGCCATCAGCATTTCGGGCGCGGCGCTGACATGGCACACGCGGGCCCCCATCAGCATGGCGTGGAGTACGCCGGGGCTGGCGCTGGTGGCCTCCGTTGCGGCCAGCAGCAGCCTCACTTATCCCGAAGTGCTGGGCGCATATGTGCTGAGCGCCGCCGTGATGTTGGTGCTGGGCGTAACGGGCGCGTTCGAGCGGGTCACGTCGCGGCTGCCGCCTGCTCTGGCAAACGCACTGTTGGCGGGCGTGCTGCTGCCCTTCGTGCTGGGTGCATTCCGGGCCTTGCCGCTTGCGCCCCTGCCAGTGGGCGGCATGCTGGCCGTGTTCGTGCTGGGCCGGATTTACTTTGCGCGTTGGGCGGTTCCGGCGGCGCTGGTGGTAGGCGCAGGATTGTCGGTGGCAGCGGGCATGGTGGGCGAACTGAACCCGGCTGGGGCCTCTATTTTTGGCACGCTGGTCTGGACGACTCCGGCGTTTAGCGTCCGGGCCGCACTGAGTTTGGCGCTGCCCATGACCATTCTCACTCTCGCTTCTCAGCAGTTGCCGGGGCTGGCGGTGTTGCGGGCCTGCGGCTTCGGGCGGGTTCCGGTCAGTCCTCTGATTACAGCGTCGGGGATTGGCAGCCTGCTGGCGGCTCCGTTTGGCGGGCACTCCACCAATCTGGCCGCCATCACCGCCGCCATTTCTGCCGGAGAAGAAGCCCACCCCGACCCGGCGCGGCGCTGGCCTGCCAGCATCAGCGCGGCATTCTTTTATCTGCTGCTGGGCGTGTTCGCGGGCTGGCTGGTGGGCGCGGTGGCGGCTATTCCGGTGGCGGTGGTGTCGGCGCTGGCAGGGCTGGCGTTGGTGGGAACCGCGCTCAGCAGTCTGGTGGCCGCACTGGGCGCAGGGCAGGAGCGGGAAGCCGCGTTTCTGACCCTGGCGATTACGGCCAGCGGCGTAACCGTGTGGGGCGTGGGCAGTCCGGTGTGGGGCCTGTTGGTAGGGGGCGCGGTGCTGTGGCTGGGGGGGCGGCGGGAAAAAGTCAGTTGA
- a CDS encoding nitrite/sulfite reductase translates to MSDIETLKKELPPFEIFDLIPQYAAAGQIDPEKIDLLKWAGVYPQRPQEDGFLMMRVKVPTAELSAATLRVVAGIAEDYGRGLLDVTDRQAFQFHWLRIQDIPDILNRLETVGLHTRGACGDTVRAVIASPLAGLDARERIDVRPLAAAMEGSLSGNKEFEDLPRKFKISITATPELEGIHHINDIGFLAHEVNGEVGFDVWVGGGLGAVAHLAKRLGVFIRPDQVIEVGRAITGAYRDHGYRQNRKKSRLKYLIKDLGPDKFREIVETEYLGYKLPDGPAAPVARFGGSDVLGVNPQRDGLNYVVLSTTVGRINPVKARALADLSERYGKGVLRTTAFQNMMIPHVQTEDVDALVAELALLELAPKATLRGTTIACTGTQFCRLALTETKARVAGMIDELEPKHADLDVPFVINLTGCSNACTRYQVADLGFMGAQRIRKDESGEDVAEEVYNVHLAGSIGQAERLGAKLKGIVPATRLTEYTDKVLSDFKANKGAGESFVEYADRVGQGHFLPDTVLIDAPVAEAVLA, encoded by the coding sequence ATGTCTGACATCGAAACCCTGAAAAAAGAACTGCCCCCCTTTGAAATCTTTGACCTGATTCCGCAGTACGCGGCGGCGGGCCAGATCGACCCAGAGAAGATCGACCTGTTGAAGTGGGCCGGGGTCTATCCTCAGCGCCCGCAGGAAGACGGCTTTCTGATGATGCGCGTGAAGGTGCCCACTGCCGAGCTGAGCGCGGCGACCCTGCGCGTGGTGGCGGGCATTGCCGAGGACTACGGGCGCGGGCTGCTGGACGTGACCGACCGTCAGGCCTTCCAGTTTCACTGGCTGCGAATCCAGGACATTCCCGACATTCTGAACCGACTGGAAACAGTGGGTCTGCACACGCGCGGAGCCTGCGGCGACACCGTGCGGGCCGTGATCGCCTCGCCCTTAGCCGGACTGGACGCCCGCGAGCGCATCGACGTTCGCCCGCTGGCTGCCGCGATGGAAGGCAGCCTGAGCGGCAACAAAGAATTTGAAGACCTGCCCCGCAAGTTCAAGATCAGCATTACGGCTACGCCCGAACTGGAAGGCATTCATCACATCAACGACATCGGATTCCTGGCCCATGAAGTCAACGGCGAGGTGGGATTTGACGTGTGGGTGGGCGGCGGTCTCGGTGCAGTGGCGCACCTTGCCAAGCGCCTCGGCGTATTTATCCGGCCTGATCAGGTCATCGAAGTGGGCCGTGCTATCACGGGAGCCTACCGCGACCATGGGTACCGCCAGAACCGCAAAAAGAGCCGCCTGAAGTACCTGATCAAAGACCTCGGCCCCGACAAGTTCCGTGAAATTGTGGAAACGGAATACCTCGGCTACAAGCTCCCAGACGGCCCCGCCGCACCTGTGGCCCGCTTCGGCGGCAGCGATGTGCTGGGTGTCAACCCGCAGCGTGACGGCCTGAATTACGTGGTTCTGTCGACCACTGTGGGCCGCATCAATCCCGTCAAAGCCCGCGCTCTGGCTGACCTGTCGGAACGCTACGGCAAGGGCGTGCTGCGAACCACGGCCTTTCAGAACATGATGATTCCGCATGTGCAGACGGAAGATGTGGACGCGCTGGTGGCCGAGTTGGCCCTGCTGGAACTGGCCCCCAAAGCCACCCTGCGCGGCACCACCATTGCCTGCACCGGCACCCAGTTTTGCCGCCTCGCGCTGACCGAAACCAAAGCGCGGGTGGCGGGCATGATCGATGAGCTGGAGCCCAAACACGCCGATCTGGACGTGCCCTTCGTGATCAACCTGACGGGCTGCTCCAACGCCTGCACGCGCTATCAGGTGGCCGATCTGGGCTTCATGGGAGCGCAGCGCATTCGCAAGGACGAGAGCGGCGAGGACGTGGCCGAAGAGGTTTACAACGTGCATCTGGCCGGCAGCATCGGGCAGGCCGAGCGTCTGGGAGCCAAACTGAAAGGCATCGTGCCCGCTACGCGCCTGACTGAATACACCGACAAGGTACTCAGCGACTTTAAGGCCAATAAAGGCGCGGGAGAGAGCTTTGTGGAGTACGCAGACCGCGTGGGCCAAGGCCACTTCTTGCCCGATACGGTACTGATTGACGCGCCTGTGGCCGAGGCGGTTCTCGCGTGA
- a CDS encoding DUF4395 domain-containing protein yields MTVLPSSPSSPAPKVAARTDLSTLRFNQWTVVGVTLLGLVLGAFSGLGFMLLLALGAAMLLGAMRPDLSPLRAAYRMLGSALGLKPDVVDEDPRAHHFAQGVGGVFLLAAGLSGLLGLTVPGTVLGLMVIALAALNLSQKICVGCLMYFQYRRLRYAVLSR; encoded by the coding sequence ATGACGGTTTTGCCTTCTTCCCCAAGCTCTCCTGCCCCAAAGGTGGCCGCCCGCACCGACCTTTCGACGCTGCGGTTCAACCAGTGGACTGTGGTGGGCGTGACGCTACTGGGCCTCGTGCTGGGCGCGTTTTCTGGCCTGGGCTTTATGCTGCTGCTGGCGCTGGGCGCGGCCATGTTGCTGGGTGCGATGCGCCCCGACCTCTCGCCGCTGCGGGCCGCCTACCGAATGTTGGGGTCAGCGCTGGGCCTGAAGCCGGATGTGGTGGACGAAGACCCCCGCGCCCATCACTTTGCACAGGGCGTGGGCGGCGTATTTTTGCTGGCCGCCGGGCTGAGTGGACTGCTGGGCCTGACCGTGCCGGGCACCGTACTGGGCCTGATGGTGATCGCCCTCGCTGCACTGAATTTGTCGCAAAAAATCTGTGTGGGCTGCCTGATGTACTTCCAATACCGCCGCCTGCGCTACGCCGTCCTGAGCCGCTGA
- a CDS encoding cysteine desulfurase-like protein — MPSPDTLPFALHALRNQFPPLLHGRAYLDNAAGGLLPRRSIEAITAHLTQFGATNAMPSHAPGQAVLDLKTRARAATALFLNAEAHDVALGPSSTALNFRLAAAFARLWGPGDEVILSGLEHEANASPWRELERVGVTVHVWHARQPTMQLHLDDLRALLTPRTRLVAVTAASNVLGVTVNIPEVSALAREAGAWTVVDAVHAAPHAFPDVQTWGADFISFSPYKVWGPHLGALWIRPELRGQLPWPKLSFVPDGDITGLEYGTPPFELLAGWLGTLDYLRELGGGQNVENQQLTRAALLAASHRIGELERPVLTRLLEGLLHTPGVTVYGPQNMENRVGTVAFRVAGQTPAQTAEALSARGVDVGAGHFYAVQPLQDLGVYPEGVVRASIAHYTTEEDVERLLAGLR, encoded by the coding sequence ATGCCTTCCCCGGATACCCTGCCGTTTGCGCTGCACGCCCTCCGCAACCAATTTCCGCCGCTGCTGCACGGGCGAGCCTACCTCGACAACGCGGCGGGCGGCCTGCTTCCCCGGCGCAGTATAGAGGCGATAACGGCGCACCTGACGCAGTTTGGGGCCACCAACGCCATGCCCAGTCACGCGCCGGGACAGGCTGTCCTCGACCTGAAAACGCGGGCGCGGGCGGCCACAGCCCTCTTTTTAAATGCTGAAGCACACGACGTGGCGCTGGGGCCAAGTTCTACCGCCCTGAATTTCCGCTTGGCGGCGGCGTTTGCACGGCTATGGGGGCCGGGCGACGAGGTGATTCTGAGTGGGCTGGAGCATGAGGCCAACGCCAGCCCGTGGCGCGAACTGGAACGCGTAGGCGTCACGGTGCATGTATGGCACGCCCGCCAACCCACCATGCAACTGCATCTCGATGACCTCCGCGCCCTGCTGACGCCCCGTACCCGCCTCGTGGCCGTGACCGCTGCCAGCAACGTGCTGGGCGTGACCGTGAACATTCCCGAAGTCTCAGCTTTGGCCCGCGAAGCTGGTGCCTGGACGGTGGTAGACGCCGTTCACGCTGCCCCACACGCCTTCCCCGATGTGCAGACCTGGGGCGCAGATTTCATCTCGTTTAGCCCCTACAAGGTCTGGGGGCCGCATTTGGGGGCACTCTGGATTCGGCCAGAACTGCGCGGGCAGTTGCCGTGGCCCAAGCTCAGCTTTGTGCCAGACGGCGATATTACCGGCCTGGAATACGGCACGCCACCCTTCGAGCTGCTGGCGGGCTGGCTGGGCACACTGGATTATCTGCGCGAATTGGGCGGGGGCCAGAACGTTGAGAATCAGCAGCTGACCCGCGCTGCATTGCTGGCCGCCTCACACCGCATTGGCGAGTTGGAGCGGCCTGTGCTGACGCGGCTACTGGAAGGGTTGCTTCACACCCCCGGCGTTACAGTGTACGGCCCACAAAACATGGAGAACCGGGTCGGAACGGTGGCCTTCCGCGTGGCGGGCCAAACGCCTGCTCAGACTGCCGAAGCCCTCAGTGCACGCGGCGTAGATGTGGGCGCGGGTCACTTTTACGCCGTGCAGCCCTTGCAGGATTTGGGCGTGTATCCGGAGGGCGTGGTGCGGGCCAGCATTGCCCATTACACGACTGAGGAGGATGTGGAACGGCTGCTGGCTGGGTTGCGCTAG
- a CDS encoding PhzF family phenazine biosynthesis protein has product MSADDPNSRTAHSYRVFLPVGKTVAVFTHAQGDLQTLAGQADAPLSAFIEAADFSGVSLRIFTPTREKGESDSAAVAALAHLFSAGQIADVTEVQMGGKSVGAQLCGGEWLLLQGDVTAAQLEADLSPIGLSGTAWTASAGRANLVVQVPDLATLDAFTPDNAAISDLNRATDTTGLILYTLAAEGREDVSFRAFGPLKGFSEDAASSNMFACLTGVLAARGQVPAGAETIRGAQRQPGQFARLTAQFVPTGAGAGGVWVGGKAELTELASA; this is encoded by the coding sequence GTGAGCGCCGACGATCCCAATTCCAGAACCGCCCATTCCTACCGCGTCTTCCTGCCTGTCGGAAAAACGGTGGCTGTGTTTACTCATGCTCAGGGCGACCTTCAAACCCTCGCTGGTCAGGCTGATGCGCCACTCAGCGCCTTCATCGAGGCAGCAGATTTTTCGGGTGTGAGCCTCCGCATTTTTACCCCCACCCGCGAAAAAGGTGAGAGCGATTCGGCAGCGGTAGCAGCGTTGGCGCACCTGTTCTCGGCGGGCCAGATTGCCGATGTGACCGAAGTGCAGATGGGCGGCAAGAGCGTGGGGGCGCAACTCTGCGGCGGCGAATGGCTGCTGCTTCAGGGCGACGTGACGGCGGCACAACTGGAGGCCGACCTCTCCCCCATTGGCCTTTCGGGTACGGCCTGGACAGCCTCAGCGGGCCGCGCCAATCTGGTCGTGCAGGTGCCGGATCTGGCAACGTTGGACGCCTTTACTCCCGACAACGCTGCCATTTCAGACCTGAACAGGGCCACCGATACCACCGGACTGATTCTTTACACGCTGGCCGCCGAAGGCCGTGAAGACGTGAGTTTCCGGGCGTTTGGGCCGCTGAAAGGCTTTAGCGAGGACGCCGCGAGTTCCAATATGTTCGCCTGCCTGACCGGAGTGCTGGCGGCGCGGGGGCAAGTGCCCGCAGGGGCGGAAACCATTCGTGGGGCGCAGCGGCAACCGGGGCAATTTGCCCGCCTCACGGCTCAGTTCGTGCCCACTGGGGCGGGCGCAGGCGGCGTCTGGGTGGGTGGCAAAGCAGAATTGACCGAACTGGCTTCCGCTTGA
- the pyrF gene encoding orotidine-5'-phosphate decarboxylase, with amino-acid sequence MPQTALPAPMLPSFAAAVTERTLTHQTRLCVGLDPRADAYRDTAHLRLHTLDVMEATAPFAACVKPQLAFFEALGLPGFTLLEEVCALARTLGLPVILDGKRGDIGSTAEAYARAWLGGPHAGDALTVNAFLGFATLTPFVEAAQANGGGIFVLVKTSNPDQADVQGSGVSERVAVEVARLNTEEVGAEAEAGTYASVGAVVGATHARDLATFRALMPHALLLLPGLGAQGAAAADLAPAFHAGGTGALASASRGVQYAAGLDVAASVAAAKRFRDELNAAVEL; translated from the coding sequence ATGCCCCAGACCGCGCTTCCTGCTCCGATGCTGCCTTCCTTTGCCGCTGCCGTCACCGAGCGCACGCTGACCCACCAGACGCGGCTGTGTGTCGGCCTCGACCCCCGCGCCGACGCTTACCGGGACACGGCGCATCTGCGGCTGCACACGCTGGATGTGATGGAGGCCACCGCCCCGTTTGCCGCCTGCGTGAAGCCCCAGCTGGCCTTCTTCGAGGCACTAGGCCTGCCCGGTTTTACCCTGCTGGAAGAAGTGTGTGCGCTGGCCCGCACGCTGGGATTGCCCGTGATTCTGGACGGCAAACGCGGCGACATCGGCAGCACCGCCGAGGCCTACGCCCGTGCGTGGCTGGGCGGCCCCCACGCCGGAGACGCCCTGACCGTGAACGCGTTTCTGGGCTTTGCCACCCTGACCCCGTTTGTAGAGGCGGCGCAGGCCAACGGCGGCGGCATTTTTGTGCTCGTCAAGACCAGCAACCCCGACCAGGCCGACGTGCAGGGCAGCGGCGTCAGTGAGCGGGTGGCCGTAGAGGTGGCCCGCCTGAACACTGAAGAAGTGGGAGCCGAGGCCGAAGCGGGAACATATGCCAGCGTCGGCGCGGTGGTCGGGGCCACCCACGCCCGCGACCTTGCCACCTTCCGCGCCCTGATGCCGCACGCCCTGCTCCTGCTGCCCGGACTGGGTGCACAGGGAGCCGCCGCCGCCGACCTCGCGCCCGCCTTTCATGCGGGGGGAACGGGCGCACTCGCCAGCGCCAGCCGGGGTGTGCAGTACGCGGCTGGGCTGGATGTGGCGGCGAGTGTGGCGGCGGCCAAACGGTTTAGAGATGAACTGAACGCGGCAGTGGAACTCTAG
- the cysC gene encoding adenylyl-sulfate kinase: MSQAAEGRVLWFTGLSGAGKSTLASALHAELLAAGVKTELLDGDAVRENLSKGLGFSKADRDTNVRRIAFVAGLLAGHGVTVLVSAISPYADTRREVLAALPNASEIFVDAPLETVTERDVKGLYLKAIAGEIAHFTGVSDPYEAPTAPDLHLRTDRLSVEECLNLLRPLAGLSQPHLRQPDPQEAVSA, translated from the coding sequence GTGAGTCAGGCCGCCGAAGGCCGGGTGCTGTGGTTTACTGGGCTGTCGGGCGCGGGCAAAAGCACGCTAGCCTCTGCACTGCACGCCGAACTGCTGGCAGCGGGCGTGAAGACCGAACTGCTGGACGGTGACGCCGTGCGCGAGAACCTCAGCAAAGGCCTCGGCTTCTCCAAGGCTGACCGCGATACCAACGTGCGCCGGATCGCGTTCGTAGCGGGCCTACTGGCAGGGCACGGCGTGACGGTGCTGGTCAGCGCCATTTCTCCCTACGCGGATACCCGGCGCGAGGTGCTGGCCGCCCTGCCCAACGCCAGCGAAATCTTTGTGGACGCGCCGCTGGAAACCGTGACCGAACGCGATGTGAAGGGTCTATATCTGAAAGCCATCGCCGGAGAAATCGCGCACTTTACGGGCGTTTCTGATCCCTACGAAGCGCCGACTGCACCTGATCTGCACCTCCGAACAGACCGCCTGAGCGTGGAGGAATGCCTGAACCTGCTGCGGCCTCTGGCTGGACTGAGCCAACCTCATCTGCGCCAACCTGATCCACAGGAAGCCGTTTCCGCATGA
- the lysS gene encoding homocitrate synthase: MTNDILSPDADAPYTPLIPAHSWAIIDSTLREGEQFARGNFKTDDKIEIARALDAFGVEFIEVTTPMVSKQTQADIRKLTELGLNAKILTHVRCHMDDVQRAVDTGVDGLDLLFGTSSFLREFSHGKNIGQIIEAAQEVIGWIKTNRPDLQIRFSAEDTFRSEEADLMAVYAAVSKLGVHRVGLADTVGVATPRQVYTLVREVRKVIHEGCGIEFHGHNDTGCAISNAYEAVEAGATHIDTTILGIGERNGITPLGGFLARMFTFDPQGLTEKYNLELLPELDRMIARMVDLPIPWNNYLTGEFAYNHKAGMHLKAIYLNPGAYEAIPPGVFGVGRRIQAASKVTGKHAIGHRARELGLHYGEDALRRVTDHIKALAEHNELDDAHLEQVLREWVSA, translated from the coding sequence ATGACCAATGACATTCTTTCTCCCGACGCCGACGCCCCATACACGCCGCTGATTCCCGCGCATTCGTGGGCCATCATCGATTCCACCCTGCGGGAAGGCGAGCAATTTGCACGGGGCAACTTTAAAACCGACGACAAGATAGAGATCGCCCGCGCTCTGGACGCCTTCGGGGTGGAATTCATAGAAGTGACCACGCCGATGGTGAGCAAGCAGACGCAGGCCGACATTCGCAAGCTGACCGAATTGGGACTGAACGCCAAAATTCTGACCCATGTGCGCTGCCATATGGACGACGTGCAGCGGGCGGTAGACACGGGCGTAGACGGCCTGGATCTCCTGTTCGGCACCAGCAGTTTCCTGCGTGAATTCAGTCACGGCAAGAACATCGGCCAGATTATCGAGGCGGCGCAGGAAGTGATCGGATGGATTAAAACCAACCGCCCAGACCTGCAAATCCGCTTCAGTGCCGAGGACACCTTCCGCAGCGAGGAGGCCGATTTGATGGCGGTGTATGCAGCCGTGTCCAAGCTGGGCGTGCACAGAGTGGGCTTAGCCGATACGGTCGGTGTTGCCACGCCCCGGCAGGTGTATACGCTGGTGCGCGAGGTTCGCAAGGTCATTCACGAGGGCTGCGGCATCGAGTTTCACGGCCACAACGACACGGGCTGCGCGATCAGCAACGCCTATGAAGCGGTAGAAGCAGGCGCGACGCATATCGACACGACGATTTTGGGCATAGGAGAACGCAACGGCATTACGCCGCTGGGGGGCTTTTTAGCCCGAATGTTCACCTTCGATCCGCAGGGCCTCACCGAAAAATACAATCTGGAACTCTTGCCCGAACTTGACCGCATGATTGCCCGCATGGTGGATCTGCCGATTCCGTGGAACAACTACCTGACCGGAGAATTTGCCTACAACCACAAGGCCGGAATGCACCTGAAGGCCATCTACCTGAATCCCGGCGCATACGAGGCGATTCCGCCGGGGGTGTTCGGCGTTGGCCGCCGCATTCAGGCCGCGAGTAAGGTCACGGGCAAGCACGCCATCGGCCACCGCGCCCGCGAACTGGGCCTGCACTACGGCGAGGACGCCCTGCGCCGCGTGACCGACCACATCAAGGCGTTGGCCGAACATAATGAGTTGGATGACGCGCACTTGGAACAGGTGTTGCGGGAATGGGTGAGCGCGTAG
- a CDS encoding RrF2 family transcriptional regulator, giving the protein MRLSATDVYAFQALGYLGLQHGAPVGAAPQPGQPTGQTVGQPSRWISSDEISEATGIHRPYLVRILAALTAKGVVKSKKGIGGGYALARKPQLISLCEVVRAIDGPVAPLSCISLNWHEECVEQERCHARNTIYTRMRDAMLAVLQEFSVQDLVVDARQGVSYGHCLGHLLKPNA; this is encoded by the coding sequence ATGCGGCTTTCGGCCACCGACGTTTACGCTTTTCAGGCGCTGGGCTATTTGGGACTTCAACACGGAGCGCCTGTGGGCGCCGCGCCCCAACCGGGCCAGCCCACAGGCCAAACGGTTGGCCAGCCTTCACGCTGGATTTCCAGCGACGAGATCAGCGAGGCCACCGGGATTCACCGCCCGTATCTGGTACGAATTCTGGCCGCGCTGACCGCCAAGGGCGTGGTCAAAAGTAAAAAAGGCATCGGCGGCGGTTACGCGCTGGCCCGCAAGCCTCAGCTTATTTCTCTGTGCGAAGTGGTGCGGGCCATAGACGGTCCGGTGGCCCCGCTGAGCTGTATCAGCCTGAACTGGCACGAGGAATGCGTGGAGCAGGAGCGGTGCCACGCCCGCAACACCATCTATACCCGTATGCGTGACGCCATGCTGGCCGTGCTGCAAGAGTTCAGCGTGCAAGATCTGGTGGTAGATGCACGGCAGGGCGTGAGCTACGGCCACTGCCTCGGCCACCTGCTGAAGCCGAACGCCTGA